The following are encoded together in the Argopecten irradians isolate NY chromosome 5, Ai_NY, whole genome shotgun sequence genome:
- the LOC138324545 gene encoding TLC domain-containing protein 4-B-like: MRRMDKSWVFESTYYPVTLITFCVTMLLYRKVVPLFGTKITKSYTNLSVEDRHSWNFRFVSCFHSLLVSVACFYTLLCDEVVSNDPVWSDRPLVRLNCAMVSGFFMADTVSLVLDYEQNMDTFKYYVHHAATIYAFYYVYTYGVMPYFANFRLMTVLSTAFVNIRWMFDKANVDRSSTMYVLHRRIAAVTFILTRIFSIPFYWYTVYTYIGSEDFALLGNKLYVMIITCVPLDVLNVLWGIGIIKSVCKGSRSSSCEIVNGISKT, from the exons ATGAGGAGAATGGACAAGAGTTGGGTGTTTGAGTCGACATATTATCCTGTGACATTGATAACCTTTTGTGTGACTATGTTACTCTATAGAAAAGTAGTACCATTGTTTGgcacaaaaattacaaaatcttATACAAATCTTTCTGTAGAAGACCGACATAGCTGGAATTTTCG ATTTGTATCGTGTTTCCACTCTCTCCTGGTCAGCGTGGCCTGTTTTTACACCCTACTGTGTGATGAGGTGGTCAGCAATGATCCTGTATG gAGTGACCGTCCGCTGGTAAGACTGAATTGTGCCATGGTATCGGGATTTTTCATGGCAG ACACAGTCTCCTTAGTGTTGGATTATGAACAGAATATGGACACCTTCAAGTATTATGTTCATCATGCAGCCACAATTTATGctttttattatgtttat ACTTATGGCGTGATGCCTTATTTCGCCAACTTTAGACTCATGACAGTACTATCAACAGCTTTTGTAAATATAcg GTGGATGTTTGATAAAGCAAACGTTGACAGGTCCAGTACAATGTACGTCCTGCACCGTCGTATAGCGGCGGTCACTTTTATACTCACCAGGATATTTTCTATACCATTTTACTGGTATACCGTATACACGTATATTGGGTCAGAAGATTTTGCCCTCCTAGGAAATAAACTGTACGTAATGATAATTACCTGTGTGCCCTTAGACGTATTGAATGTGCTTTGGGGTATAGGCATCATCAAAAGTGTCTGCAAAGGATCGCGTTCTAGTTCCTGCGAAATTGTAAACGGAATCAGCAAGACGTAA